In Primulina eburnea isolate SZY01 chromosome 3, ASM2296580v1, whole genome shotgun sequence, one DNA window encodes the following:
- the LOC140827879 gene encoding serine/threonine-protein kinase ATM-like isoform X6, whose protein sequence is MKGMNSLRSKCGEHSKSFELVDKINIFRPDRVFMFIVDLHYKIATAAHHWHKCNHLAGIEVLVNLLGHSAVIPSTFNYLLNLIGQFIGCDCLLDQRCCIISTLLNISRDYPSGETIRVLGEQLQFLVSELVACCIPCGTNKKLSVNTSSRAILLLQQLIIGADSSMVEFIKELVAFPEFDILINEIRDFHRKIRQTYSPRVHLLNYVKRPHYVPPRLLLCRLELAILIVLYSICLVIIQYLCLE, encoded by the exons TGGGGAGCACTCTAAAAGTTTCGAACTTGTTGACAAGATTAACATCTTCAGACCGGACAGAGTATTCATG TTTATAGTTGATCTACATTACAAGATCGCTACTGCGGCTCATCATTGGCATAAATGCAACCATTTGGCCGGCATTGAGGTGCTCGTCAATTTGCTTGGGCATAGTGCTGTAATTCCTAGTACTTTTAA TTACCTTCTCAATTTGATTGGTCAATTCATTGGTTGCGACTGTTTACTTGATCAACGTTGTTGTATAATTTCTACACTGCTCAATATATCAAGAGATTACCCATCAGGGGAGACTATCAGAGTGCTTGGTGAACAACTTCAG TTTTTAGTGTCAGAGTTGGTCGCATGTTGCATCCCTTGTGGAACTAATAAGAAGCTATCCGTGAATACATCATCCCGAGCTATATTACTTCTCCAACAACTTATCATTGGTGCTGATTCATCTATGGTTGAATTCATAAAA GAACTAGTGGCATTCCCTGAATTCgatatattaattaatgaaatacgAGACTTCCACCGGAAAATACGTCAAACCTACTCACCGAGGGTTCACTTACTGAAT TATGTAAAGAGACCTCACTATGTCCCTCCAAGATTACTTCTTTGCAG ATTGGAATTGGCGATCCTCATCGTGTTGTATTCCATCTGCCTGGTGATTATTCAGTACCTGTGTTTGGAATAG